A region from the Drosophila bipectinata strain 14024-0381.07 chromosome 3R, DbipHiC1v2, whole genome shotgun sequence genome encodes:
- the MED21 gene encoding mediator of RNA polymerase II transcription subunit 21 isoform X2 — translation MALYAQAEHFCNAIGVIQQTSFPSKFLNFDRTGSQTPNATHLNPPEDYAQLFAQLIARCAKDIDTLIESLPNEDSSIELQNSSLKKLENENQETAVELEEVVQKGELLLERIQSALENIAQAQLDMQISIKQNFQ, via the coding sequence CAAGCCGAGCACTTCTGCAACGCTATTGGAGTTATACAACAAACATCGTTTCCaagtaaatttttaaactttgacAGAACAGGTTCACAAACCCCAAATGCTACTCATTTAAATCCACCGGAGGATTATGCGCAGCTATTTGCACAACTAATTGCTCGATGCGCCAAAGATATTGACACATTAATTGAATCATTACCAAACGAAGACAGTTCAATTGAGCTCCAAAATTCCAGCCTTAAGAAACTGGAAAACGAAAATCAGGAAACAGCAGTCGAATTGGAGGAGGTTGTCCAAAAAGGAGAATTGTTACTTGAAAGAATTCAATCTGCTTTGGAAAATATTGCACAAGCTCAACTAGATATGCAAATatc